A single Venturia canescens isolate UGA chromosome 1, ASM1945775v1, whole genome shotgun sequence DNA region contains:
- the LOC122411743 gene encoding uncharacterized protein isoform X1: MIKSKATVALMRLKEIDKKYKVRYNDQEKNESSSENTKSSIDDHLPKKNNLLGPSIPVEQKILKSTLSIKIPDACSEHFESRSSTSDNNVSMLATTAFEKTSDIISFKGKTQHSEGSEKSRRGSETYVNQKSENTKDIEQLESIDEYMKTRSVTETEKSQSITEIDEVLDDNESVSEILDRSDTSNSKSLVKSENKLLLISPKDSFAKNQSKDNSSSQSSKKSEGYSNDSFESFVSEAESSRRSKSHKSPTQSLSSRSDTIKEEKSSSSSNRKFHKKINDNSFRQIVEIDIAEGISNLSAPSVSQGDELLVASKVFGTSAITSDDNEKELSQSEKYKNKRHNRANQLLEALNHSTAVTKESGISIKKLEPLEIGYDSSNEGELLSSEKSHSERSSETLGNHVRPPRHEKSSNSSECLASVRSVSDSTPNILKMVNNPNELENDKSCIESVNKGATKLYRNQKVGMDLSCSRKHLKKYRKEDSESSSISQNKLKGNAVNTRQKHSHRHESPMKPKAKFRRSKSNFVIETERNKLPLEKDSTVPQTVQRQLGQDIKMSQSMRFHQSSRKTKFPSQHNRELQSLKKQMNNLRIEQEREAMLFYIRNFDEDKRRLLLWPSQLNNSGKPEIPILKPLDFPNVANFKEPDSTAGESSLRVDIDGELLKNRIVEIRRWLKDQFILYRDYCDVAAAINAKYAEEQKEIKCEANGSPLSGNRETRGSFVDYYSLVLSRIYVRVVCGIGYSGERSDSTQVA, translated from the exons atgattaaatcaAAAGCAACTGTCGCTCTTATGCGTTTAAAAGAAATTGACAAAAAGTATAAAGTAAGATACAatgatcaagaaaaaaacgaatcttcaagtgaaaacacaaaAAGTTCAATAGACGATCATCttccgaagaaaaataatcttcTCGGTCCATCGATTCCTGTGGAACAAAAGATACTAAAATCTACTTTGAGCATCAAAATACCTGATGCTTGTTCCGAACATTTCGAATCTCGTTCTTCAACATCTGACAACAATGTTTCAATGCTAGCGACGACTGCTTTCGAAAAAACCTCCGACATTATTTCGTTCAAAGGAAAAACGCAGCATTCGgaaggaagtgaaaaatcaagACGCGGGAGTGAAACATACGTTAaccaaaaaagtgaaaatacaAAGGACATTGAACAATTGGAGTCCATAGACGAATATATGAAAACTCGATCAGTCACAGAAACTGAGAAATCACAATCTATAACGGAAATTGATGAAGTCCTTGATGACAATGAATCTGTTAGTGAAATATTGGATAGATCTGATACGTCAAATTCCAAAAGTCTTGTAAAATCTGAAAATAAGCTTCTTTTAATTAGTCCAAAAGATTCTTTtgcaaaaaatcaatcaaaagaCAACAGTTCTTCTCAATCGTCTAAAAAATCAGAAGGTTATTCTAATGACTCCTTTGAAAGTTTTGTCAGCGAAGCTGAAAGTTCAAGACGATCGAAGAGTCACAAATCTCCAACGCAAAGTCTCAGCTCACGATCTGATACTatcaaagaagaaaaatcatcgtcTTCAAGTAAtagaaaattccataaaaaaatcaatgacaaTTCATTTCGGCAGATTGTTGAGATTGATATTGCTGAAGGAATATCAAATTTGTCGGCTCCCTCAGTTTCTCAAGGGGATGAATTGCTGGTTGCTAGCAAAGTATTTGGAACTTCAGCAATTACCAGTGatgataatgaaaaagaattatcacaatctgaaaaatataaaaacaagcGACATAACAGAGCAAATCAATTACTGGAAGCTTTGAACCATTCGACTGCAGTAACCAAAGAGTCAGgtatatcaataaaaaaacttgaacCTCTTGAAATCGGTTATGACTCCAGCAATGAAGGAGAATTATTGTCGTCTGAAAAATCACATTCGGAGAGAAGTTCAGAGACTCTTGGAAACCATGTGAGGCCTCCCCGTCATGAAAAATCTTCCAATTCCTCTGAATGTTTGGCTTCTGTAAGATCAGTGTCGGATTCAACTCCGAATATACTGAAAATGGTGAACAATCCGAATGAACTTGAGAACGATAAGAGTTGCATTGAATCTGTTAACAAGGGAGCCACAAAACTGTATCGCAACCAAAAAGTGGGCATGGACTTATCCTGTAGcagaaaacatttgaaaaagtaTAGAAAAGAAGATTCTGAGAGCTCAAGTATTTctcaaaataaattgaaaggaAACGCTGTGAACACGAGGCAGAAGCACAGTCACAGACATGAATCTCCAATGAAGCCAAAAGCCAAATTTCGTCGATCGAAAAGTAATTTCGTGATagaaacagaaagaaataaattgccTTTAGAAAAAGATTCAACTGTGCCACAAACTGTTCAGAGACAACTGGGACAAGATATCAAAATGTCGCAGTCCATGAGGTTTCATCAATCTTCtaggaaaacaaaatttcctaGTCAACACAACCGGGAACTGCAGTCTCTGAAAAAGCAAATGAATAATTTACGAATAGAGCAAGAACGAGAAGCAATGCTGTTTTATATAAGAAACTTTGATGAGGATAAAAGGAGACTCCTTCTGTGGCCCAGTCAATTGAACAACTCCGGAAAGCCAGAAATTCCAATTCTAAAGCCATTGGACTTCCCAAATGTGGCAAATTTCAAAGAACCGG ATAGCACGGCGGGCGAGAGTTCACTTCGTGTAGACATTGATGGGGaactattgaaaaatcgtatcgTCGAGATTCGACGGTGGCTTAAGGATCAATTTATTTTGTATCGTGATTACTGTGATGTTGCTGCTGCGATCAACGCTAAGTACGCGGAAGAACAGAAGGAAATTAAG
- the LOC122411743 gene encoding uncharacterized protein isoform X3 — MIKSKATVALMRLKEIDKKYKVRYNDQEKNESSSENTKSSIDDHLPKKNNLLGPSIPVEQKILKSTLSIKIPDACSEHFESRSSTSDNNVSMLATTAFEKTSDIISFKGKTQHSEGSEKSRRGSETYVNQKSENTKDIEQLESIDEYMKTRSVTETEKSQSITEIDEVLDDNESVSEILDRSDTSNSKSLVKSENKLLLISPKDSFAKNQSKDNSSSQSSKKSEGYSNDSFESFVSEAESSRRSKSHKSPTQSLSSRSDTIKEEKSSSSSNRKFHKKINDNSFRQIVEIDIAEGISNLSAPSVSQGDELLVASKVFGTSAITSDDNEKELSQSEKYKNKRHNRANQLLEALNHSTAVTKESGISIKKLEPLEIGYDSSNEGELLSSEKSHSERSSETLGNHVRPPRHEKSSNSSECLASVRSVSDSTPNILKMVNNPNELENDKSCIESVNKGATKLYRNQKVGMDLSCSRKHLKKYRKEDSESSSISQNKLKGNAVNTRQKHSHRHESPMKPKAKFRRSKSNFVIETERNKLPLEKDSTVPQTVQRQLGQDIKMSQSMRFHQSSRKTKFPSQHNRELQSLKKQMNNLRIEQEREAMLFYIRNFDEDKRRLLLWPSQLNNSGKPEIPILKPLDFPNVANFKEPARRARVHFV; from the exons atgattaaatcaAAAGCAACTGTCGCTCTTATGCGTTTAAAAGAAATTGACAAAAAGTATAAAGTAAGATACAatgatcaagaaaaaaacgaatcttcaagtgaaaacacaaaAAGTTCAATAGACGATCATCttccgaagaaaaataatcttcTCGGTCCATCGATTCCTGTGGAACAAAAGATACTAAAATCTACTTTGAGCATCAAAATACCTGATGCTTGTTCCGAACATTTCGAATCTCGTTCTTCAACATCTGACAACAATGTTTCAATGCTAGCGACGACTGCTTTCGAAAAAACCTCCGACATTATTTCGTTCAAAGGAAAAACGCAGCATTCGgaaggaagtgaaaaatcaagACGCGGGAGTGAAACATACGTTAaccaaaaaagtgaaaatacaAAGGACATTGAACAATTGGAGTCCATAGACGAATATATGAAAACTCGATCAGTCACAGAAACTGAGAAATCACAATCTATAACGGAAATTGATGAAGTCCTTGATGACAATGAATCTGTTAGTGAAATATTGGATAGATCTGATACGTCAAATTCCAAAAGTCTTGTAAAATCTGAAAATAAGCTTCTTTTAATTAGTCCAAAAGATTCTTTtgcaaaaaatcaatcaaaagaCAACAGTTCTTCTCAATCGTCTAAAAAATCAGAAGGTTATTCTAATGACTCCTTTGAAAGTTTTGTCAGCGAAGCTGAAAGTTCAAGACGATCGAAGAGTCACAAATCTCCAACGCAAAGTCTCAGCTCACGATCTGATACTatcaaagaagaaaaatcatcgtcTTCAAGTAAtagaaaattccataaaaaaatcaatgacaaTTCATTTCGGCAGATTGTTGAGATTGATATTGCTGAAGGAATATCAAATTTGTCGGCTCCCTCAGTTTCTCAAGGGGATGAATTGCTGGTTGCTAGCAAAGTATTTGGAACTTCAGCAATTACCAGTGatgataatgaaaaagaattatcacaatctgaaaaatataaaaacaagcGACATAACAGAGCAAATCAATTACTGGAAGCTTTGAACCATTCGACTGCAGTAACCAAAGAGTCAGgtatatcaataaaaaaacttgaacCTCTTGAAATCGGTTATGACTCCAGCAATGAAGGAGAATTATTGTCGTCTGAAAAATCACATTCGGAGAGAAGTTCAGAGACTCTTGGAAACCATGTGAGGCCTCCCCGTCATGAAAAATCTTCCAATTCCTCTGAATGTTTGGCTTCTGTAAGATCAGTGTCGGATTCAACTCCGAATATACTGAAAATGGTGAACAATCCGAATGAACTTGAGAACGATAAGAGTTGCATTGAATCTGTTAACAAGGGAGCCACAAAACTGTATCGCAACCAAAAAGTGGGCATGGACTTATCCTGTAGcagaaaacatttgaaaaagtaTAGAAAAGAAGATTCTGAGAGCTCAAGTATTTctcaaaataaattgaaaggaAACGCTGTGAACACGAGGCAGAAGCACAGTCACAGACATGAATCTCCAATGAAGCCAAAAGCCAAATTTCGTCGATCGAAAAGTAATTTCGTGATagaaacagaaagaaataaattgccTTTAGAAAAAGATTCAACTGTGCCACAAACTGTTCAGAGACAACTGGGACAAGATATCAAAATGTCGCAGTCCATGAGGTTTCATCAATCTTCtaggaaaacaaaatttcctaGTCAACACAACCGGGAACTGCAGTCTCTGAAAAAGCAAATGAATAATTTACGAATAGAGCAAGAACGAGAAGCAATGCTGTTTTATATAAGAAACTTTGATGAGGATAAAAGGAGACTCCTTCTGTGGCCCAGTCAATTGAACAACTCCGGAAAGCCAGAAATTCCAATTCTAAAGCCATTGGACTTCCCAAATGTGGCAAATTTCAAAGAACCGG CACGGCGGGCGAGAGTTCACTTCGTGTAG
- the LOC122411743 gene encoding uncharacterized protein isoform X2, whose translation MIKSKATVALMRLKEIDKKYKVRYNDQEKNESSSENTKSSIDDHLPKKNNLLGPSIPVEQKILKSTLSIKIPDACSEHFESRSSTSDNNVSMLATTAFEKTSDIISFKGKTQHSEGSEKSRRGSETYVNQKSENTKDIEQLESIDEYMKTRSVTETEKSQSITEIDEVLDDNESVSEILDRSDTSNSKSLVKSENKLLLISPKDSFAKNQSKDNSSSQSSKKSEGYSNDSFESFVSEAESSRRSKSHKSPTQSLSSRSDTIKEEKSSSSSNRKFHKKINDNSFRQIVEIDIAEGISNLSAPSVSQGDELLVASKVFGTSAITSDDNEKELSQSEKYKNKRHNRANQLLEALNHSTAVTKESGISIKKLEPLEIGYDSSNEGELLSSEKSHSERSSETLGNHVRPPRHEKSSNSSECLASVRSVSDSTPNILKMVNNPNELENDKSCIESVNKGATKLYRNQKVGMDLSCSRKHLKKYRKEDSESSSISQNKLKGNAVNTRQKHSHRHESPMKPKAKFRRSKSNFVIETERNKLPLEKDSTVPQTVQRQLGQDIKMSQSMRFHQSSRKTKFPSQHNRELQSLKKQMNNLRIEQEREAMLFYIRNFDEDKRRLLLWPSQLNNSGKPEIPILKPLDFPNVANFKEPDSTAGESSLRVDIDGELLKNRIVEIRRWLKDQFILYRDYCDVAAAINAKYAEEQKEIKASRSAASRSRRETLEVRGYR comes from the exons atgattaaatcaAAAGCAACTGTCGCTCTTATGCGTTTAAAAGAAATTGACAAAAAGTATAAAGTAAGATACAatgatcaagaaaaaaacgaatcttcaagtgaaaacacaaaAAGTTCAATAGACGATCATCttccgaagaaaaataatcttcTCGGTCCATCGATTCCTGTGGAACAAAAGATACTAAAATCTACTTTGAGCATCAAAATACCTGATGCTTGTTCCGAACATTTCGAATCTCGTTCTTCAACATCTGACAACAATGTTTCAATGCTAGCGACGACTGCTTTCGAAAAAACCTCCGACATTATTTCGTTCAAAGGAAAAACGCAGCATTCGgaaggaagtgaaaaatcaagACGCGGGAGTGAAACATACGTTAaccaaaaaagtgaaaatacaAAGGACATTGAACAATTGGAGTCCATAGACGAATATATGAAAACTCGATCAGTCACAGAAACTGAGAAATCACAATCTATAACGGAAATTGATGAAGTCCTTGATGACAATGAATCTGTTAGTGAAATATTGGATAGATCTGATACGTCAAATTCCAAAAGTCTTGTAAAATCTGAAAATAAGCTTCTTTTAATTAGTCCAAAAGATTCTTTtgcaaaaaatcaatcaaaagaCAACAGTTCTTCTCAATCGTCTAAAAAATCAGAAGGTTATTCTAATGACTCCTTTGAAAGTTTTGTCAGCGAAGCTGAAAGTTCAAGACGATCGAAGAGTCACAAATCTCCAACGCAAAGTCTCAGCTCACGATCTGATACTatcaaagaagaaaaatcatcgtcTTCAAGTAAtagaaaattccataaaaaaatcaatgacaaTTCATTTCGGCAGATTGTTGAGATTGATATTGCTGAAGGAATATCAAATTTGTCGGCTCCCTCAGTTTCTCAAGGGGATGAATTGCTGGTTGCTAGCAAAGTATTTGGAACTTCAGCAATTACCAGTGatgataatgaaaaagaattatcacaatctgaaaaatataaaaacaagcGACATAACAGAGCAAATCAATTACTGGAAGCTTTGAACCATTCGACTGCAGTAACCAAAGAGTCAGgtatatcaataaaaaaacttgaacCTCTTGAAATCGGTTATGACTCCAGCAATGAAGGAGAATTATTGTCGTCTGAAAAATCACATTCGGAGAGAAGTTCAGAGACTCTTGGAAACCATGTGAGGCCTCCCCGTCATGAAAAATCTTCCAATTCCTCTGAATGTTTGGCTTCTGTAAGATCAGTGTCGGATTCAACTCCGAATATACTGAAAATGGTGAACAATCCGAATGAACTTGAGAACGATAAGAGTTGCATTGAATCTGTTAACAAGGGAGCCACAAAACTGTATCGCAACCAAAAAGTGGGCATGGACTTATCCTGTAGcagaaaacatttgaaaaagtaTAGAAAAGAAGATTCTGAGAGCTCAAGTATTTctcaaaataaattgaaaggaAACGCTGTGAACACGAGGCAGAAGCACAGTCACAGACATGAATCTCCAATGAAGCCAAAAGCCAAATTTCGTCGATCGAAAAGTAATTTCGTGATagaaacagaaagaaataaattgccTTTAGAAAAAGATTCAACTGTGCCACAAACTGTTCAGAGACAACTGGGACAAGATATCAAAATGTCGCAGTCCATGAGGTTTCATCAATCTTCtaggaaaacaaaatttcctaGTCAACACAACCGGGAACTGCAGTCTCTGAAAAAGCAAATGAATAATTTACGAATAGAGCAAGAACGAGAAGCAATGCTGTTTTATATAAGAAACTTTGATGAGGATAAAAGGAGACTCCTTCTGTGGCCCAGTCAATTGAACAACTCCGGAAAGCCAGAAATTCCAATTCTAAAGCCATTGGACTTCCCAAATGTGGCAAATTTCAAAGAACCGG ATAGCACGGCGGGCGAGAGTTCACTTCGTGTAGACATTGATGGGGaactattgaaaaatcgtatcgTCGAGATTCGACGGTGGCTTAAGGATCAATTTATTTTGTATCGTGATTACTGTGATGTTGCTGCTGCGATCAACGCTAAGTACGCGGAAGAACAGAAGGAAATTAAG